DNA sequence from the Callospermophilus lateralis isolate mCalLat2 chromosome 2, mCalLat2.hap1, whole genome shotgun sequence genome:
AACCCCACATTTTCTTCTAATAGTTACAAAGTTTCTGTTCTAATTtgtagggtttttgttgttgttgttgttgttgttgtttgtttgtttaccattttgagttgatttttgtgcagggtgaaagatgGATACTTAGTTTTCCTCCTTCTACATATGAATAACCAATTTTTTCAACACTCATTATTAAAAAGACTGTCTTCTCTCCATGGCATGTGTTTTGCCCTTTTGTCCAGGATCGATGATTACATCTGTGAGggtctgtctctgtgtcttctattctgttccatttatctatgtgtctgtttttatgtcagTGCCATGAAGCTTCTCTTGCTCTAGTGCTGCAGTACAATTGGAAGTCTGTACAATTTGAACTCTGATACCTccaacagtttttgtttttgcttagaattgctttcactattttggATTTTTATTCTTCTGAATAAATTTCAGTATTGTTGTTTCTAGTTCTATTTTTACAAaagtgtcattggtattttgatgaagattgcattgaatctatatgtagtttttggtagtatggtcattttaacaatattaattctgcttattcaTGAACATTGAAGGAAAGTCTTTCATTTTCTGAGGTTTtattccatttctttcttcagtgctcTATCATTTTCCTTGTAGAATTCTTTTACTCCTTTGTACATTGCATTTGAATCACAAGTAATACTATTATTCCTGCTAGATGCAATGATATATCCAAATGTTAAACCCTTGAAAGAACAAAAGTGAGTCATTTATGTCTTGATACAAGTATTGGATAACACAGATGACATAGTTATTTCTGGTGTTCGTCCTTCTTTTTTCCTTAATAATAAACATCCCGAGGTTTAAGATTGACACACTGCTATCTACATATTCATAATATTTTTGTCACTATATTTATCTATGTGAGTTAAACCTTTTCAAAGAGATACAGATTGAGGAATCTGTCAGACAGTGCTCTACAGATCAGGAGACATTCTCTTCTCTGTCCATATGTTTCTCTCTGATGGTCAGTTGGGGATATGAAGGATGGATCTGGATACATTGAGAACACAGATGGATACTACAAGAAATGGTAtagaacaatattttaaaataagcttaCATCTATGATGAAACATGGAACTAACCCTGAATCATTTACTGGCTTAAAgcaaccgtgtgtgtgtgtgtgtgtgtgtgtgtgtgcgcatgtttGTATAATGCACAACCAAAGGTAATCCAAACTAATACAGAAGGTAATGCATGATTTTACCTAACATTTGTTTCTGTGACATCCCAAATAACTCTGAAAAAAACTCATTGTAAGAGGAATTCTTTTGTTTTGGAAATAATGTGTGTTTGTGTCAGAGCAATGAAAGacaaactacttttttgtgtgtgaggtAGATCTTTCATGGAATCTATCAAATAGTAATGTTGTTATTTTAAATGCatggtattcagcaaaattactatagtaatttcagttatttttattcttttaaacatGTTTAACAGTATAAGTGCATGCATAAATGCTGGGAAAGGTAAAAATTAATAAAGTTAAATTTATCAGTTACTCAACAATATGTAAAATATACTATTTGTTGATTGTTTAATATCTACAGAAATAGAATCAAAATCACATACACATAAACCTTATAAAGCATAGCTAAACAAGATATATGCAATATACACATAAAAACATGCAGTACACAATAGTATATACACAATAGGAatcgcatatatatatatatacacacttatGTATAGATACATGTGCATACATaaggatatgttgttaggaaaacaaCAGGGCATGAAGAAAATGACTTATTAGTACAGGGAAAAATGCAGAATTTTCTCCTAGTTTTCAATAAGGTGCATAACCTCCTCTCTCTCCTTGTACTTTTGGCTTTATAGGGTGACTTAAGTTGACATGACATTCAGGTGTTTATGTCACACCTGTGAAGGAAAAATATGCAGTGTTTTTATAAGTTAGATGAGAcaaataatcagaaattatataataatagtgGAATAAAACATGATATGGGGGGATTAGTAAAAACAAGTATGGAATTATCAGGAAAAAGAAGAGGTAGCACAGTCCTGATACTGTGCAGTAAAGAAAGTTGCATAAATACATGTCAAAATAATCATGGTATTTCCAATCTTGTCTATTGTTGGCAATATCTTGCCCTGTGATACCTTTTTCTGGGTAGAAATTATTTTATTACCAATTATATGCCTCCATATTCCTTAATGTAGTTCTACAAACTTCATAAGTATTAggaattatatttttaataattcaaatattagaatgatttattttaaagatcaaaatttcaaaaatatttactaatAGTTTAAAAGGCCAGGTACACAAATCAATGGAAATACCAAAGGTTAATGATGAAATGTATTTATTCTCTGAACTAAGAAAGTGAATATGGCCCATAAAGACTCATCTTCTGAACATGTAAAATATAATCAACCATCTGGATGATGTTGAAGAACTTCAAAAGTATTTAGATATGATCCAGGTCATGCTAGGTAAATAGACTCTGGGCATCCTAGCATGGTGCTGCCCTTCATGTTCAAATCTTGTGAATCCAGTCTTACCATTGATACCTTTCTTACAAATAATCATCTACTAGAAGCAATCTGATGACTTGTGGATATTTATTGTTCCCAATGCACTATTTTCTTACAAAACTTCCTCATTTCCTAAGCAAAGTCCTGTCTTTATGGgaaatttctttttccaaagaGCTTATATAGAGCATTTTTGACATCTTTATTCCTTAGGCTATATATAAGAGGGTTCAGCATGGGCACAATAATAGTGTAAAACACAGAGGACACTTTCCCTTGGTCCATGGAGTTGACTGATGATGGTTGTAAGTACATGAATGCTAGAGAACCAAAGAAGAGAGCAACAGCTGAGACATGGGAGCTGCATGTGCTAAAGGCTTTGGCTCTGCCCTCAGTGGAGCGAATGCGTAGGATGCTAGCTATGATGAAGATGTAGGAGCTAAGGATTGTCAGGGTTGGAACAAAGATATTAAATGCACTTAAGCACAGACCTATTACTTCATTTATAAATGTACTGGAGCAAGAGAGCTCCAGTAGTGGAAAAAGATCACAGAAATAATGGTTTATTATATTATCCTTACAGAAAAGCACTCTTAGCATGCAAACAGTGTGAGCTGAGGCACCAATCAAGCCCATGCTATACACCACAACTACCATCCAGGAACAGACTTGATTAGACATGGTAACATTGTAAAGCAAGGGGTTACAGATGGCAACATAGCGGTCATATGCCATTGCAGACAACATGTGGCACTCTGCAATTGCAAAAATAGTGAAGAAGTAGAGCTGAGTCATGCATTCAGCATAGGAGATGATGTTTTTCTCTATCACAAAGTTCACCAGCATTTTGGGGGTAATGACAGTGGATTGGCAGAGGTCAATGAAGGAGAGACTGCTGAGGAGATAGTACATAGGGGTGTGCAAATGAGAGCTGAGCCCAATCAGTGTGGTCATGCCCAGGTTCCCCACCACTGTGAGCACATAGATtcccaggaagaggaggaagaggggcacCTGGAGCTCTGGTTTGTCTGTTAATCCAACCAGGATGAACTCAGTCACTGTAGAATGATTTCCCTCTGCCATTTTCTCCTGAGAATCCTAAGTatgaagagaagaaaaagtaTGAACAAGGCATCTGTTATCCAATCACTTTGTGAGAAACAAAGTTCAAGTCTTTGCAGACAGTTGTCTCCATTTCTTTCCTGATCCTGCACTTTTAGCTGTCAAGGACAGCAGGATCACAGGAATATGTGACATGTAAATTAATATCAGAACTGTCCCTATTTGTAGTCTTTGCTTTAAGATTTGATATTAGTATTACCCAGTCCCTGAACTCCCACAAAACTACTCtgataaataacaaaataaaataataatgaatccCGAAGCATTCACAAGAAACGCATAGTCACTTTGGTGTAAGACGAAAAGTCTTTGCCTCTAAGATAATGAACAAGACAAGATGTCCACTCTCTGCACTGCTAGAATTTCTTGCAAGGGCAattagggaaaaaataaaattaaattaaaggaCACCCAGATTGTAAAACAAGAATTATTTCTCTCTCAATTTGCACATTTGTAAGTGGCATAATATTCAAGGTGAAAAATTGCATAGTTTTTGCATAAAGgacctttaaaaaaatgaaaattctaaCATGGTTGTAGCATATAAGACCAATATAAAAAGTCAATTGTATTCCTATAAACTTTCATTGAACAATGATATACGGATTTGtaataacataaaaaataaatatatatatattttatggaaGACATTGCACATAAAATTACTATGTAATGTCAAATAGAATTGAAGCCATTCATAAAAGGAAAAATTCCATGTTCATGAATCAAAAGACTCAAACTAGCTAGCatttgtggcacatgcctgtaatctcagggactcaggagactgaggcaggaggatcacaagttcaaagccagctccagcaacttagtgaggccctcagcaacttaaggagaccttatctcacaataaaaagtaaaaaggtctgggatgtagttcagtggttaagtgcccttggattcaatcccacggtacaaaaacaaaacaaaacaaaacaaaaaccctcatCCTAGGGTAAATTGTAAAAATACCCAAATTTATCTACAAATGTAGTACAATTCTTATCAAATTCCAGGATTGTTTTTCTCAGATATAGACAGGCTGATTAAAAAATCTTTATGTAAATGCAAGGAATGAGATAATCAAATCAGTATGGTTGGAGTTTTAGAATAtcatactaaatgaaataagccaatcccacaaaaccaaagtctGAATGTTTTTTACAAtatacagatgctaattcacaataatgtGGGGGGCAGTAGGGAAGAATAGCCTTacgttagattaggtagagaaaaGTGATGTGAGGGAAGGGGAGGGCATGTGGGGATAcaaaagatagtagaataaaacagacattattactgtatgtacatatgtgacttcatgaccaatatgatttgacaacatgtacactcaaaaatatgagaaattatattccatgtatgtatatcaaagtccataaatgcattatactgtcatgtataactaattaaaacaaattaagtttaaaaaaacaaaaattaaaaaggtgagTTAGTTATCACAGTTGTGAGTTTCTACATTCAgcctcttctctttctttcccgTGTGTGTTCCTTTGTCCTTGATCATTCCACCATAAGAGAATACAACATAAAAACACTCACCAATGTGATCCCtcaatcttggacttcccagaccTTTGATCATTATCCATTTCTCAGTCCCTGGTATTCTGCTACAGTAGCATGAAATGAAGAAAGATATATCTTTCCATAATTCCAACTTTTTTCTGTGTTCCTGTTTTCTCACAAGGCATCCCACTGTATGCTAACGACCAACACAGTAAGCAGTTCCATTACCTGTTTCCCAATCATTGTAATTTTGACTGCAGGTTTGGGTCTCTGGTCCCAGGGCAACAGTTTGCCCCTGATGTCTGACTTGGACACATGCTCTTTATTCCTACTGCTTCCTGTCCTGCTCTGCTAATACCTTGGGTGGTTTAAAGCCTTGGACCTTTGTGGGGCATTCCCAAGTAAACTGCCTTGCATGAGTAGTCTTAGCCTCCATTTGCCTGAACCATCTTAGAAATGAATGAACCAAAAGCAAAATACCAAAACAgcttaaaggagaaaagatttcTCTGTTTCTTAACAGTTAATTGAGGTAGAATTGATATGAAAGTAACTGTCTATATTTAATGAATGTCATTTGATCTGTttggacatagccatgtactaatAACACTATCACCATAATCATGGTAATTATCATATCTATCACCTCCCCAAATATCTTgtgtcactttgaatttttttgttggtttgttcttgttttttttttttttgttgttgttgttgctgttattgttgttgtttgtggtaAAAATACTTATGAGGTTTAACATCCTTTGATTTGGAAATGCAAAATACcatatttttagctgtagatacCATTCTCTGTTGAACATCTTTAGGTCTTGCTCATCTAACATAACTGATGATTATTAATTATTGAATAACTAGTCCCCGTTTCACCCACCTCTGAGTCTCTGGTTACCATTATTGTACCTCTGCTTCCATAAGTTTTACTATTATGAATACCTGATATAAGTGAAATCACTCAATATTTGTTCTTTTGTAACTGACATTTCATTTGGCATAGCATCCACTAGGTTCATACATGTTGTATCAATTGGACAGAATCCTTTGGGGAAGAAAATGGCTTTGAATTCTAATAAAAGAAAGCAGTGATGATTCAGAACCACCAAAAAAACTGCTCAAGTATACCCCAAATTTGTGATTCATTAGGTTTTTACTAAGTTGATATAGTAACATAATGACACTTCTCATTATCCTGATTTTTTTAAACTGATAAATCTCTCTTATTAATTTTATGGACATGACACAGTTATGTAggtgaaattatatcccatctatgtatgatatatcaaagtccataaatgtattctactgccatgtataactaattgaaacaaatttaatgatattctccaaatccaaccatttactggcaaatatcataaTTTCACTCCTCTTTAAAGCCAAGTAATATATGAGACCAATGTATCATACTTAGGGGAACTCAGAGGATATATGAAAACTACACTTAAAGTGAGAAATCTTTGGTTACTATTCCATAGGACTTTTAATATAGTCTTGAGAAAAGGATTTTATCAATTAACTTGCATGGCACCACacaaaactctgtgaagtttaaaCTAAATAGTAatcaaaattcatatggaattaaTGATTTCAGAAGATACTGTTGGGATTTTTACTTTTAGTAAAGCAAATTTAGCTTCTGTGAGAAGCAAAAGTTTCATTGTGACATTCAGACTGAAGAACCGTGTAATGTACAATGTCTGTCCTTCAGAATGTTGCATTCAAAAAAGGGCAGGGTGGCTGCAGACTAGACACATAGATGACTATAAGAATTGGGCTTGTCACATAGGGACACAGATATTGTAGTGCTAACCCAGAATAGCATCAAGGAAATCTTTTTAAGCATCATCTGAATGTGGAAATGTATTGTGAATCTGAACAATAATTAAAGTTGAGAAGCCTAAcagtttttcattttcaaaacatCCAGAAAAAAGCCCCTAAAAATACTGATAattccaaagggtttattgaaaaGTAACAGAGTACCCAAAACAAGGGTAGTGATAGATATAAGATAACTGCATCTGGTGTACTGTGCTTAATTTGGGATACTCTATTTTATGATGGTGTTTAATAAATTATAATTACCAAGAAATACTCAAGATTGAGATCAAGATAATTACACCTAGGATCCATATGATTAGCAATAAAAATTAGGATCAGACTATAGCAAATAAATGAGAGGAAGAGCTACAATCAATGAGATACACTTTGTCTTAAAATCCAAATCCCTCCAGCCACTGAACATACCTGGAAGCAGTATGAGTTGGATTGTGTAAAAGATaattctctgctttctgatatgACACAGAAAAGATGAATAATCTGTAAGAAACCACTGTAATATTGTGAGGAATCTCAACTTCATGAAGGTGCTTCAACCTGAGATGGAGAGTTTCTGGGACACTTGGAATTGAAGTACTCACTGTTTCTCTGCTTGGAAACGTGGGTCTGAGTCTCATGTCAGTTTAAGACCAAGTGCCTCTGAGGGCAATAGCTCTTGGTGATATTGATGGAAGTAGTTCAAAACTGACTTCTTGTGCTCATTCACTTAGGGGATCATGATGCAGATCTGTTCCTGAGTAGTTGATTGCATATTATAAATCAAATCCTATGATTTTCTCTTGCAGCTTCTTCATAATACTACCTAAGACACTCACCAAAATGATGTCATTTTTATCTAGAGATTTGAGACATAAGAGGTATCATAACAATATATAGGTGGAAGCTCCCTCAAGATTTACTTTCACCAGGGATGAGCTGTTGGGATGTAAGAGCAATTACAATTTccttttttgttcttttgtaTGAAACTCTCATTAACTCCCTTGTGCGTAATAGTCTCTCTGggttgaagaaatagcaatgattGTATTAAGGTTAAGAAATTAAAGCCTCCTAGATATGGCTCTAGGAGATCTTGAAAACAAATTCTTATGTGAACACAGtttctgaaatatttaaaattatgatatCAATCCTCTTCCGCTtacttgagcttggagaaatagcTAACTAGTTGTAATTATTAGTGAATGTTGTTCTTTATAGGTCTGTGTTGTTCTTTATAGGTCTTATTAATTTTATGGGCATGACACAGTTATGCAGGTGAAAATAGAGACCAATGTATCATACTTCGGTGAACTCAAGAGAACATATGAAGACGACATTTAAAGTGAGAAATCTTTGGCACTTTATGGAATATCTCAGTGAAGGGGTTAAAAATGAAAGGTGTTgacctaagcaatttaggaaATAAGTAGAAATAACAAGATTAGAGACAAGTGAATTTTATAATTGCTGTGCTATAGTTGACAATAAAGTTTATTTTAGCCGTCAATAAAGGTTGTTATATGTTAGATTCCCCAAAAATTTTATGTGGGGGATGatgcagaaatgttcagatgTGGAATGTCTAGACTATGAGAGCTGTACCCAATTCACTGGATGAGTTCACTTGACGGATTAATAATCTGAAAGGACTACTGCACAGGGCAGTGATGATAGGCAGGTGGAATGTGGTGGAGGAAGTATGTCACTGGAGGCATGActgttcctggctgccatgaacctGTTAGGTGGGAGTTCAGGGACACCATGATGTGATGTCCAAAGGAAGTATGCAAGAAAAATGCCAGCTGGAGTGCAATGCAGAGACATGAATCATGTCCCTATTTACTGTAAGTCCCACTAACATGGCATCTCCCAACACCGAGGACTTCTTGCTCATGCAACTTCTGTCATAAGTTCAGTATTCGAATGTAACCATGGGGGTAATGTGAGCAGTATTCTAGCCAGGTATCATACGGTAACCAATGGGAGCAAATGGGGCAAGGTCTTCAATCAGGTCCAACAGGGAAGAGAACACTTTTCAGCTCAGGATATAGGACAAGAATTCCCAGACATCTGGGCTCTGAGCCTCTTTCCTCGCTCAGCCCACTTTGCTCTACCTTACAGAGTGCTATTTTCACCtttattttcaataaatttgTGCTTTGCCTGTTACTTTTACTCATCTCTCTCTATTTTGGACCCCAACTGAACACTGTATG
Encoded proteins:
- the LOC143391086 gene encoding olfactory receptor 8G50-like: MAEGNHSTVTEFILVGLTDKPELQVPLFLLFLGIYVLTVVGNLGMTTLIGLSSHLHTPMYYLLSSLSFIDLCQSTVITPKMLVNFVIEKNIISYAECMTQLYFFTIFAIAECHMLSAMAYDRYVAICNPLLYNVTMSNQVCSWMVVVVYSMGLIGASAHTVCMLRVLFCKDNIINHYFCDLFPLLELSCSSTFINEVIGLCLSAFNIFVPTLTILSSYIFIIASILRIRSTEGRAKAFSTCSSHVSAVALFFGSLAFMYLQPSSVNSMDQGKVSSVFYTIIVPMLNPLIYSLRNKDVKNALYKLFGKRNFP